A genomic window from Vitis riparia cultivar Riparia Gloire de Montpellier isolate 1030 chromosome 18, EGFV_Vit.rip_1.0, whole genome shotgun sequence includes:
- the LOC117906045 gene encoding classical arabinogalactan protein 9 — translation MAYSSVVLVMMFALVAGSAFAQSPASSLTASPTKSPTASPPVATPPSPTPSPSTTPSAPAPAPSTVSPPASTPSPTSASPPAPPTSPASAPTTGASPSPSISTPPSEPPSPSAAALNTVTFTGSAAAVFLGAFLLLKI, via the coding sequence ATGGCTTACTCAAGCGTGGTGCTCGTGATGATGTTTGCTTTGGTGGCTGGATCGGCTTTCGCTCAGTCTCCGGCATCGTCACTGACTGCTTCTCCTACTAAGTCGCCAACGGCTTCTCCTCCGGTGGCCACTCCCCCATCTCCAACACCTTCTCCATCCACCACTCCTTCTGCCCCTGCTCCCGCCCCATCCACCGTATCACCACCAGCCTCTACTCCATCTCCTACATCGGCTTCTCCTCCCGCACCTCCAACGAGTCCTGCTTCGGCACCCACCACTGGTGCCTCACCGTCTCCTTCCATCAGCACTCCTCCCTCAGAGCCTCCGTCTCCTAGCGCCGCCGCTTTGAACACGGTCACTTTTACCGGATCTGCAGCCGCGGTCTTCCTTGGTGCTTTCTTGCTGCTCAAGATCTGA